A stretch of the Thermoanaerobaculia bacterium genome encodes the following:
- the lpdA gene encoding dihydrolipoyl dehydrogenase: MATEVVMPQMGESIAEGTITKWLVKVGEKVERDQPLFEISTDKVDAEIPSPAAGVLLAIHNAAGETVPVNKVVGLIGAEGEAAGAAPAAAAPVAAAPAPEAPAAAVAAPAATLAPAPPAALPAAPPVPSVPAPAHVPAPAAPDGQFDYDLVIVGSGPGGYVAAIRAGQLGMKVACVEKDPKFGGTCTHRGCIPTKALLHSAEVVDQIRHAGDFGIAVGEPAIEIEKVHAYKRGIVDKSASGIESLFKKYKVEGVRGHGRLNGPHSVEVTAEDGSRRALTARFVMVATGSVPRDIRVAPANGTTILNSDHILEMERIPKSIVVLGAGAVGTEFASVFRSFGSDVTLVEMLPRILPIEDEEVSKELERQLKKRGMKVMTATQLTKAEPHDGGVKVTLQQGEKESELDVEVLLVAVGRAPVTEDIGLDKVGLATEKGYVTVNGVMQTSVPHIYALGDVVPTPWLAHIASAEGILAVEHMKGMPVHPLNYDRTPSCTYCEPEVGSVGLTEAKAKERGYDVGVGKFSFMASGKARILGKAQGFVKIVRDRKYDEILGVHIIGPHATDLIAEACVALQAEMTTEELMHTIHAHPTLAEAVMEAAHATLGPAIHS, from the coding sequence ATGGCCACCGAAGTCGTGATGCCGCAAATGGGCGAGTCGATCGCCGAGGGGACGATCACCAAGTGGCTGGTGAAGGTCGGCGAGAAGGTGGAGCGCGATCAGCCGCTGTTCGAGATCTCGACGGACAAGGTCGACGCGGAGATTCCGTCGCCCGCCGCCGGGGTGCTGCTCGCGATCCACAACGCGGCGGGCGAGACGGTGCCCGTCAACAAAGTGGTCGGCCTGATCGGCGCCGAGGGCGAGGCGGCCGGTGCCGCTCCCGCCGCCGCCGCACCTGTCGCAGCCGCTCCCGCACCCGAGGCGCCTGCCGCCGCTGTAGCAGCGCCAGCGGCGACGCTGGCGCCGGCTCCTCCGGCGGCACTCCCGGCAGCACCTCCGGTCCCGTCAGTTCCTGCTCCGGCGCATGTCCCGGCTCCCGCGGCACCCGACGGCCAGTTCGACTACGACCTGGTGATCGTCGGCAGCGGTCCTGGCGGCTACGTCGCGGCGATCCGCGCCGGCCAGCTCGGCATGAAGGTCGCCTGCGTCGAGAAGGACCCGAAGTTCGGCGGCACCTGCACGCACCGCGGCTGCATCCCGACCAAGGCGCTGCTGCACTCGGCCGAGGTCGTCGACCAGATCCGCCACGCCGGCGACTTCGGCATCGCGGTGGGGGAGCCCGCGATCGAAATCGAGAAGGTGCACGCCTACAAGCGCGGCATCGTCGACAAGAGCGCCTCGGGCATCGAGTCGCTGTTCAAGAAGTACAAGGTCGAAGGGGTTCGGGGTCATGGGCGCCTCAACGGCCCGCACTCGGTCGAAGTCACGGCCGAAGACGGCAGCCGGCGAGCGCTCACCGCCCGCTTCGTGATGGTCGCCACCGGCTCGGTGCCGCGCGACATCCGGGTCGCGCCCGCGAACGGCACGACGATCCTCAACTCGGATCACATCCTCGAGATGGAGCGCATCCCGAAGTCGATCGTCGTGCTGGGCGCGGGAGCGGTCGGCACCGAGTTCGCCTCGGTCTTCCGGTCGTTCGGGTCGGATGTGACTCTGGTCGAAATGCTGCCCCGCATCCTGCCGATCGAAGACGAAGAGGTCTCGAAGGAGCTCGAGCGCCAGCTGAAGAAGCGCGGCATGAAGGTCATGACCGCGACCCAGCTGACGAAGGCGGAGCCTCACGATGGCGGCGTCAAGGTGACGCTCCAGCAGGGCGAAAAGGAGTCGGAGCTCGACGTCGAGGTCCTGCTGGTCGCGGTCGGCCGCGCTCCGGTGACCGAGGACATCGGCCTCGACAAGGTCGGACTCGCGACCGAGAAGGGCTATGTGACCGTGAACGGCGTCATGCAGACGTCGGTGCCGCACATCTACGCCCTGGGGGACGTCGTCCCGACCCCATGGCTGGCGCACATCGCTTCGGCGGAGGGGATTCTCGCCGTCGAGCACATGAAGGGGATGCCCGTGCATCCGCTCAACTACGACCGCACCCCCTCCTGCACCTACTGCGAGCCCGAGGTCGGGAGCGTCGGCCTGACGGAGGCCAAGGCGAAGGAGCGCGGCTACGACGTCGGCGTCGGCAAGTTCAGCTTCATGGCGAGCGGCAAGGCGCGGATCCTCGGCAAGGCGCAGGGCTTCGTGAAGATCGTCCGCGACAGGAAGTACGACGAGATCCTCGGCGTCCACATCATCGGCCCGCACGCGACCGACCTGATCGCAGAGGCCTGCGTCGCCCTGCAGGCCGAGATGACCACCGAAGAGCTGATGCACACCATCCACGCCCATCCGACCCTCGCCGAGGCGGTGATGGAAGCCGCCCACGCCACGCTGGGCCCGGCGATTCACTCGTGA
- a CDS encoding sigma-70 family RNA polymerase sigma factor — MSALDPGCIQDELPQLVDRLAPEFARLFTYFRIPAQDAEDLLQDAFVLFITKRRQIASPDAWLIGTLRFRCLLYWRKRRRRLLETVDETLLMELAGGTSPRQENDDLARDLSGAIGRLPDRCRSLLRLRYGLGCDDPEVALRLGYSPTGIRKIAHRCLSALTQQMLAGGYPTAAIPPKAQPSAQPGAE; from the coding sequence GTGAGCGCACTCGATCCGGGCTGCATCCAGGACGAACTCCCCCAGCTGGTCGACCGGCTGGCGCCGGAGTTCGCTCGCCTCTTCACCTACTTCAGGATTCCGGCGCAGGATGCCGAGGACCTGTTGCAGGATGCCTTCGTCCTCTTCATCACCAAGCGGCGCCAGATCGCCTCGCCGGACGCCTGGCTGATCGGCACGCTGCGATTTCGCTGCCTGCTCTACTGGCGCAAGCGCCGACGGCGACTTCTCGAAACGGTCGACGAGACGCTGCTGATGGAGCTCGCCGGGGGTACTTCGCCGCGCCAGGAGAACGACGATCTGGCGCGCGATCTCTCGGGCGCGATCGGGCGTCTCCCGGATCGCTGCCGGTCGCTGCTGCGCCTGCGCTATGGTCTCGGCTGCGACGATCCGGAGGTCGCCCTCCGTCTGGGCTACAGCCCGACCGGCATCCGCAAGATCGCCCATCGTTGTCTCTCGGCTCTCACACAGCAGATGCTCGCCGGCGGCTATCCGACGGCGGCGATTCCGCCGAAGGCCCAGCCGTCGGCGCAGCCGGGTGCCGAATGA
- a CDS encoding DUF2238 domain-containing protein yields the protein MSPTTDPPRIASTKRRFSRYHLVLLTAFLAVWAWSAIDPVFPDDWWLENILVFAGVPLIIGLGFYFRLSNLSYTLITIFMMMHAVGSHYTYAEVPFGSTLQGWFGSDRNMYDRLVHFSFGLLLAYPVREVFVRITRARGFWSFYLPVELTLAFSAIYELIEWLAASGVAPEAGLAFLGAQGDVWDAQKDMGLAGLGSLLAMVVTLLLVLRIDPDARRDLGASFHIPPDDRPIGEQQILAWLRRRRTGER from the coding sequence ATGAGCCCGACGACCGATCCGCCTCGAATTGCCTCGACGAAGCGCCGCTTCAGCCGCTATCACCTGGTGCTCCTGACGGCTTTTCTCGCCGTGTGGGCCTGGTCGGCGATCGACCCCGTCTTTCCCGACGACTGGTGGCTCGAGAACATCCTGGTGTTCGCCGGAGTGCCGCTCATCATCGGTCTGGGCTTCTACTTCCGCCTGTCGAACCTCTCCTACACCCTGATCACGATCTTCATGATGATGCACGCCGTCGGGTCGCACTACACCTACGCCGAAGTTCCGTTCGGTTCCACTCTCCAGGGCTGGTTCGGCTCCGACCGCAACATGTACGACCGCCTCGTCCACTTCTCGTTCGGGCTGCTGCTCGCCTATCCGGTGCGCGAGGTCTTCGTGCGCATCACCCGCGCGCGCGGTTTCTGGAGCTTCTACCTTCCGGTCGAGCTGACGCTCGCTTTCTCCGCCATCTACGAGCTGATCGAGTGGCTGGCGGCATCGGGAGTGGCGCCGGAGGCGGGACTCGCCTTTCTCGGTGCCCAGGGCGACGTCTGGGACGCCCAGAAGGACATGGGGCTCGCCGGCCTGGGTTCCCTGCTCGCCATGGTGGTCACCCTCCTGCTCGTTCTCCGAATCGACCCCGACGCCCGCCGCGACCTCGGCGCGAGTTTCCACATCCCGCCCGACGACCGCCCGATCGGTGAGCAGCAGATCCTCGCTTGGCTCCGCCGGCGGCGAACCGGGGAGAGATGA
- a CDS encoding alpha-ketoacid dehydrogenase subunit beta, with translation MSSGAGEITFLDAIRQGLWDEMKADPTVFLIGEDIGVYGGAFKLTAGLLDEFGPERVIDTPIAESGFVGAAIGSAMMGLKPVVEFQFIDFIANAFDMIVNFAGTNHYRWGQKVPMVMRGPSGGRVSGSAFHSANPEAYFNRAPGLKIVYPGTVEDAYGLIRSAIRDENPVLFFEHKYLYRRIKGRIDPEAAPIPLGKARLARSGRDLSIITYAAMLHVALEAAEVLAAEGIEIEVLDLRTLKPLDEEAVLATAQKTGRVVVLTEEPQTGSFAGEVAARVAEKAFWHLDAPVARVCCLDTPVPYSPPLEDYYLPNADKLIARVRELLRA, from the coding sequence ATGAGCTCGGGAGCCGGCGAGATCACCTTCCTCGACGCCATCCGCCAGGGCCTGTGGGACGAGATGAAGGCCGACCCGACGGTCTTCCTGATCGGCGAGGACATCGGTGTCTACGGCGGCGCCTTCAAGCTGACGGCGGGGCTGCTCGACGAGTTCGGGCCGGAGCGGGTGATCGACACGCCGATCGCCGAGTCGGGCTTCGTCGGCGCGGCGATCGGCTCGGCGATGATGGGCCTCAAGCCGGTCGTCGAGTTCCAGTTCATCGACTTCATCGCCAACGCCTTCGACATGATCGTCAACTTCGCCGGCACCAACCACTATCGCTGGGGCCAGAAGGTGCCGATGGTGATGCGCGGGCCGTCAGGAGGGCGGGTCAGCGGCTCGGCCTTCCACTCGGCGAACCCGGAGGCCTACTTCAACCGCGCCCCGGGCCTGAAGATCGTCTATCCGGGAACGGTCGAGGACGCCTACGGCCTCATCCGCTCGGCGATCCGCGACGAGAATCCGGTGCTGTTCTTCGAGCACAAGTACCTCTACCGGCGCATCAAGGGTCGGATCGATCCCGAGGCCGCGCCGATTCCGCTCGGCAAGGCGCGCCTGGCGCGCTCGGGCCGCGACCTCTCGATCATCACCTACGCGGCGATGCTGCACGTTGCCCTCGAAGCGGCGGAAGTTCTGGCCGCGGAGGGCATCGAGATCGAGGTTCTGGACCTGCGAACCCTGAAGCCGCTCGACGAAGAGGCGGTCCTGGCCACGGCGCAGAAGACCGGCCGGGTCGTGGTGCTGACCGAGGAGCCGCAGACCGGCTCGTTCGCCGGCGAGGTCGCGGCGCGGGTGGCGGAGAAGGCGTTCTGGCATCTCGACGCTCCGGTGGCGCGAGTCTGTTGCCTGGATACGCCCGTCCCCTACTCGCCACCGCTCGAGGACTACTACCTTCCGAATGCCGATAAACTCATTGCCCGCGTCCGCGAACTGCTTCGCGCCTGA
- a CDS encoding thiamine pyrophosphate-dependent dehydrogenase E1 component subunit alpha has translation MSSLGPLDPGATEPKDKLAKTALSRERQLELYRLLKLNRLVEDRLTNLYRQGKVVGGLYGSRGQEAISIGTAYALGPDDIVAPLIRNLGAMLVRGVSPREVFTQYMARGGSPTGGKDCNLHFGDLSRGLISPISMLGALVPVMAGVGLAAKLQHKSYVAMTYIGDGGTSTGDFHEGMNVAAVLDVPLVVVAEHNGYAYSTPTARQMRIKDLAQRASAYGIPARTVDGNDVLAVYEAARTMIEAARSGGGPQLLEVKTFRMKGHAEHDDASYVPKELFEQWKAKDPIDRFERHLLGNGFATREELDAITARINGELDTEVDFALASPMPPPERALEGVYAEGARS, from the coding sequence ATGAGCAGTCTCGGTCCATTGGACCCAGGTGCCACCGAGCCCAAGGACAAGCTCGCGAAGACCGCGCTGTCGCGCGAGCGTCAACTCGAGCTCTACCGCTTGCTCAAGCTCAATCGCCTGGTCGAGGATCGCCTGACGAATCTCTACCGCCAGGGCAAGGTGGTCGGCGGCCTCTACGGCAGCCGTGGCCAGGAGGCGATCTCGATCGGCACCGCCTACGCGCTCGGACCCGACGACATCGTCGCGCCGCTGATCCGCAACCTCGGCGCCATGCTGGTGCGCGGCGTCTCGCCGCGTGAGGTCTTCACGCAGTACATGGCGCGCGGCGGGAGCCCCACGGGGGGCAAGGACTGCAATCTGCATTTCGGAGACCTCTCGCGTGGACTGATCTCGCCGATCTCCATGCTCGGGGCGCTCGTCCCCGTGATGGCCGGGGTCGGTCTGGCAGCGAAGCTCCAGCACAAGAGCTACGTCGCCATGACCTACATCGGCGACGGCGGGACCTCGACCGGCGACTTCCACGAGGGGATGAACGTCGCGGCGGTGCTCGACGTGCCGCTGGTCGTCGTCGCCGAGCACAACGGCTACGCCTATTCGACCCCCACCGCGCGGCAGATGAGGATCAAGGACCTCGCCCAGCGGGCCTCGGCCTACGGCATTCCGGCGCGCACCGTGGACGGCAACGACGTCCTCGCGGTCTACGAGGCGGCGCGCACGATGATCGAGGCGGCGCGCTCCGGCGGCGGACCGCAGCTCCTCGAGGTCAAGACCTTCAGGATGAAGGGGCACGCCGAGCACGACGACGCCTCCTACGTGCCGAAGGAGCTCTTCGAGCAGTGGAAGGCGAAGGATCCGATCGATCGCTTCGAGCGCCATCTCCTCGGGAACGGGTTCGCGACCCGGGAAGAGCTCGACGCCATCACGGCCAGGATCAACGGCGAGCTCGACACCGAGGTCGACTTCGCCCTCGCCTCCCCGATGCCGCCCCCCGAGCGCGCCCTCGAGGGCGTCTACGCGGAAGGAGCGCGGTCATGA
- a CDS encoding MBL fold metallo-hydrolase — MSAIDLGRFRLHVVSDGRFKLDGGAMFGVIPRKMWQKEKSADAENRIDMGTNCLLVEAGSDLVLIDTGLGDKQDEKYQGIFAYETGAQRLPESIRAAGFTLEQVTHVVLTHLHFDHCGWNTRLDGAGNPVATFPNARYYMNRGEVEHARRPNERDGASYFPWNWEPLLEAGVVELFDDVCEVVPGIRAEKAPGHNADMCVVTVQDDDQRAIFLADLVPTSAHAPIPWTMSYDLYPLQTLESKRLWLPRLAAENWLCVFEHDADRPLGRIVEERPGRFAAVPL; from the coding sequence ATGAGTGCGATCGATCTCGGGCGCTTCCGGCTGCACGTCGTTTCGGACGGCAGGTTCAAGCTGGACGGTGGGGCGATGTTCGGCGTCATCCCCAGGAAGATGTGGCAGAAGGAAAAGTCGGCAGATGCCGAGAACCGGATCGACATGGGGACGAACTGCCTCCTGGTCGAGGCCGGGAGTGACCTCGTGCTGATCGATACCGGACTGGGAGACAAGCAGGACGAGAAGTATCAGGGTATTTTCGCCTACGAGACGGGAGCGCAGCGGCTGCCGGAGTCGATCCGGGCCGCCGGCTTCACGCTCGAACAGGTCACCCATGTCGTCCTCACCCACCTGCACTTCGATCACTGCGGCTGGAACACCCGGCTCGACGGCGCCGGCAACCCGGTCGCGACCTTCCCCAACGCGCGCTATTACATGAATCGCGGCGAGGTCGAGCATGCGCGCCGCCCGAACGAGCGCGACGGGGCGAGCTACTTCCCGTGGAACTGGGAGCCGCTCCTCGAAGCCGGCGTGGTCGAGCTCTTCGACGACGTCTGTGAGGTCGTGCCGGGGATCCGCGCCGAAAAGGCGCCGGGGCACAACGCCGACATGTGCGTCGTCACGGTCCAGGACGACGACCAGCGCGCCATCTTCCTCGCCGACCTCGTCCCGACCTCGGCCCATGCGCCGATTCCCTGGACCATGAGCTACGACCTCTATCCGCTGCAGACGCTCGAATCGAAGCGCCTCTGGCTGCCGCGGCTGGCGGCGGAGAACTGGCTGTGCGTCTTCGAGCACGACGCGGACCGGCCGCTGGGGCGGATCGTCGAGGAGCGGCCGGGGAGGTTCGCGGCGGTGCCGCTCTAG
- a CDS encoding PAS domain-containing protein, with the protein MEPEWGGSARVVDGEERETVLLGVGLGPAEGRALRAFAAEVEAATRTRWLESATVDGALARLRMLRQRGTACAGLVSSTLGEREVLRLVRSLGPPGGLSPVVVLAGRDDESVVTVAMAASACDFVLVHELDADCLIRSIRLAAEIALHVRETELRALDLANLELRFAVVWDLIEDGLLLVDEQRVIRRWNRAAKSLLGLSDADLDGAPFGSLRWGNPGAGSPDPSKLSAHELAAEFERPDGTRIRLGMRVRAFDLRTAPVAAGGRGGSSGRMRFVLLRDRRETEEHAALLSEARTFAGLGRLLAGAAHDGNNLLTPLLGYCDLLLAGLPKGSDLERYALEIERSAQHTADLLRRLLERSRGRPQELRPVLADQALAEVAALLRSLVGSGVAFSEGLGAPGVAVALRDGQIEQLVLNLAANARDAMPGGGRLELRTVSENGRIWALEVEDSGVGIPAGNLDRLFDPQFTTKAAGKGTGLGLWIVRSIVQEAGGRIRITSQPGKGTTVRVELPAVAVPGPPAILER; encoded by the coding sequence TTGGAACCGGAGTGGGGCGGTTCGGCGCGAGTCGTGGATGGCGAGGAACGCGAGACGGTGCTGCTCGGGGTCGGCCTCGGTCCGGCGGAGGGCCGCGCCCTGCGTGCTTTCGCGGCAGAGGTCGAGGCCGCGACGCGGACGCGCTGGCTGGAGTCGGCCACCGTCGATGGCGCCCTGGCGCGACTGCGAATGCTGCGCCAGCGCGGGACGGCCTGTGCCGGCCTGGTGAGCTCCACGCTGGGCGAGCGAGAGGTCTTGCGCCTCGTACGCTCCCTGGGTCCTCCGGGCGGACTCTCGCCGGTCGTCGTCCTCGCCGGACGCGACGACGAATCGGTGGTCACAGTGGCCATGGCGGCGAGCGCCTGCGACTTCGTGCTCGTGCACGAGCTCGACGCCGACTGCCTGATCCGCTCCATCCGGCTCGCGGCCGAGATCGCGCTCCACGTGCGGGAGACGGAACTCAGGGCCCTCGACCTCGCCAACCTGGAGTTGCGCTTCGCGGTGGTCTGGGACCTGATCGAAGACGGCCTGCTGCTCGTCGACGAGCAGCGCGTCATCCGGCGATGGAACCGGGCGGCGAAAAGCCTGCTCGGGCTCTCGGACGCCGATCTCGACGGCGCTCCGTTCGGCTCGCTACGCTGGGGCAACCCGGGTGCGGGCAGCCCGGACCCCTCGAAGCTGTCGGCCCACGAGCTGGCGGCCGAGTTCGAGCGCCCCGACGGTACGAGAATCCGACTCGGTATGCGCGTCCGGGCCTTCGACTTGCGAACCGCACCGGTCGCCGCGGGCGGTCGTGGCGGCTCGTCCGGGCGGATGCGCTTCGTGCTGCTGCGCGACCGCCGAGAGACCGAGGAGCACGCGGCTCTGCTCTCCGAAGCCAGGACCTTCGCCGGCCTGGGGCGGCTCCTGGCGGGAGCAGCCCACGATGGCAACAATCTCCTGACGCCGCTGCTCGGCTACTGCGATCTGCTGCTCGCTGGGCTTCCCAAGGGTTCCGACCTGGAGCGTTACGCGCTCGAGATCGAGCGCTCGGCGCAACACACCGCCGATCTTCTGCGCCGCCTGCTGGAGCGCAGCCGCGGCCGGCCGCAGGAGCTGCGCCCGGTGCTCGCGGATCAGGCCCTCGCCGAGGTCGCGGCCCTCCTGCGCTCGCTGGTCGGCAGCGGTGTCGCCTTTTCGGAAGGCCTCGGCGCGCCGGGAGTGGCGGTTGCCCTGCGCGACGGCCAGATCGAGCAACTGGTCCTGAACCTCGCCGCGAACGCCCGCGACGCCATGCCCGGCGGCGGCAGGCTCGAGCTGCGGACCGTCTCGGAGAACGGCCGGATCTGGGCTCTCGAAGTCGAGGATTCGGGGGTCGGGATCCCGGCCGGCAATCTCGACCGGCTGTTCGATCCGCAGTTCACCACCAAGGCGGCCGGAAAGGGTACCGGCCTCGGTCTCTGGATCGTCCGCTCGATCGTGCAGGAGGCCGGCGGCCGCATCCGCATCACCAGCCAGCCCGGCAAAGGCACCACGGTCCGTGTCGAGCTCCCGGCCGTCGCGGTACCGGGTCCACCGGCGATCCTGGAACGCTAG
- the lipB gene encoding lipoyl(octanoyl) transferase LipB yields the protein MAARQTSWSFLGRVPYAATAALQVELREALRRGEGPERLLLLEHDPVFSLGRNATATDILWSPAELAAHGVEVAPSDRGGQVTFHGPGQLVGYPILDLSPDRRDIRRYVRDLQEVLVRTLADFRIAAAGGEGDRIGVWVGAKKIASIGVHLSRWRTTHGFALNVAPELALFGGIVACGMPEVEMTSIARESGVETPLEEVAARVREHFGAVFERELRSDPELTRRAAGEPA from the coding sequence GTGGCGGCGCGACAGACGAGCTGGAGCTTCCTCGGGCGCGTTCCCTATGCAGCGACGGCGGCGCTGCAGGTGGAGCTGCGCGAGGCGCTGCGGCGCGGCGAAGGGCCCGAAAGGCTGCTGCTCCTCGAGCACGACCCGGTTTTCTCGCTGGGCAGGAACGCCACCGCGACCGACATCCTGTGGAGCCCGGCGGAGCTCGCCGCGCATGGCGTCGAGGTGGCCCCCTCCGACCGCGGCGGACAGGTGACGTTTCACGGCCCCGGGCAGCTCGTCGGCTATCCGATCCTCGACCTCTCTCCCGACCGGCGGGACATCCGGCGCTACGTTCGCGACCTGCAGGAGGTTCTGGTTCGTACCCTCGCCGACTTCCGGATCGCCGCCGCCGGCGGAGAAGGCGACCGGATCGGCGTCTGGGTCGGCGCGAAGAAGATCGCCTCGATCGGAGTCCACCTGTCGCGCTGGCGAACGACCCACGGCTTCGCCCTGAACGTCGCGCCCGAGCTCGCGCTGTTCGGCGGCATCGTCGCCTGTGGGATGCCCGAAGTCGAGATGACGTCGATCGCCCGCGAGAGCGGCGTCGAGACGCCTCTCGAGGAGGTCGCGGCGCGCGTCCGCGAACACTTCGGCGCCGTCTTCGAGCGCGAGCTCCGGAGCGATCCGGAGCTCACGCGACGCGCCGCCGGCGAACCGGCATGA
- the sucB gene encoding 2-oxoglutarate dehydrogenase, E2 component, dihydrolipoamide succinyltransferase, with protein MPINSLPASANCFAPDRDRRIASTERAMATEVVMPQMGESIAEGTITRWLVKVGEKVERDQPLFEISTDKVDAEIPSPAAGVLLEIRNQEGETVPVNQVVAMIGEAGSAAASAPAATAAPAPAPAAAATAAAPAPAAAPAPAAPAAATPAAAPAGSLEERVRQLSSPLVRSIAAKEGIDLSQLTGTGIHGRVTKQDMLDYIAQGKPVRAAAAAAPAVAPAAPRAASAPAAAAPPAAGKVDTGFHVAAYQPGDNVTIEPMSKIRQITAAHMRYSKDTSAHVTTVFHMDFTKVDRIRARAKDKFFKMNGTKLSYMPFIFKSVAAALRAHPKVNASIDGTNVVFKKDVNIAMAVALDWGLLVPVIRNADQLNLLGLAKTANDLADRARSKKLGPDELKGGTFTITNPGVFGSLFGTPVINQPQVAILGIGAIEKRPMVMTDVDGCDTIAIRVMSYFGITYDHRLVDGADADHFMNSVKKMLESDAWPELEPYL; from the coding sequence ATGCCGATAAACTCATTGCCCGCGTCCGCGAACTGCTTCGCGCCTGACCGGGATCGACGGATCGCTTCAACGGAGAGAGCAATGGCAACCGAAGTCGTGATGCCGCAGATGGGCGAGTCGATCGCCGAGGGGACGATCACCCGCTGGCTGGTGAAGGTCGGCGAGAAGGTCGAGCGCGATCAGCCGCTGTTCGAGATCTCGACCGACAAGGTCGATGCCGAGATTCCGAGCCCGGCGGCCGGAGTGCTGCTCGAGATTCGCAACCAGGAGGGCGAGACCGTGCCGGTGAACCAGGTGGTGGCGATGATCGGCGAGGCTGGCTCGGCGGCCGCCAGCGCTCCGGCCGCCACGGCTGCGCCGGCGCCTGCTCCTGCCGCCGCTGCGACCGCTGCAGCGCCAGCCCCGGCCGCGGCGCCTGCTCCGGCAGCGCCCGCCGCCGCTACACCGGCCGCTGCCCCGGCCGGCTCGCTCGAAGAGCGCGTGCGCCAGCTTTCGAGTCCGCTGGTGCGCAGCATCGCCGCCAAGGAAGGCATCGATCTCTCCCAGCTCACCGGCACCGGCATCCACGGCCGGGTGACCAAGCAGGACATGCTCGACTACATCGCCCAGGGCAAGCCCGTGCGCGCTGCCGCTGCCGCCGCCCCTGCTGTGGCTCCTGCAGCGCCGCGTGCCGCGAGCGCTCCTGCGGCCGCAGCCCCGCCGGCCGCAGGCAAGGTGGACACCGGTTTCCATGTCGCGGCCTACCAGCCCGGCGACAACGTCACCATCGAGCCGATGTCGAAGATCCGCCAGATCACGGCAGCGCACATGCGCTATTCGAAAGACACTTCGGCCCACGTCACGACCGTCTTCCACATGGACTTCACCAAGGTCGACCGGATCCGGGCGCGCGCCAAGGACAAGTTCTTCAAGATGAACGGCACCAAGCTCTCCTACATGCCGTTCATCTTCAAGTCGGTCGCCGCGGCGCTGCGCGCCCACCCCAAGGTGAACGCGTCGATCGACGGCACCAACGTCGTGTTCAAGAAGGACGTCAACATTGCCATGGCCGTGGCGCTCGACTGGGGGTTGCTGGTGCCGGTCATCCGCAACGCCGATCAGCTGAACCTGCTCGGCCTGGCGAAGACGGCCAACGATCTCGCCGACCGGGCGCGGTCGAAGAAGCTGGGGCCGGACGAGCTCAAGGGCGGCACCTTCACGATCACCAACCCGGGCGTCTTCGGGAGCCTCTTCGGCACGCCGGTGATCAACCAGCCGCAGGTCGCGATCCTGGGTATCGGTGCCATCGAGAAGCGCCCGATGGTGATGACCGACGTCGACGGCTGCGACACGATCGCGATCCGCGTCATGTCGTATTTCGGCATCACCTACGACCATCGGCTGGTCGACGGCGCCGATGCCGACCACTTCATGAATTCGGTGAAGAAGATGCTCGAGTCCGACGCCTGGCCGGAGCTCGAGCCCTACCTCTGA